From the Solibacillus sp. FSL R5-0449 genome, one window contains:
- a CDS encoding 4-aminobutyrate aminotransferase: MIGFAVVGMIIAVLIYALIKQVKETKQSFSGVGSALRKQMARKNIVMTIALLGILVFYTLNILSVISSSIPVSNSLTVQGTWLSFLVYFFARIVMKPELVNQRRNLSLYK; this comes from the coding sequence ATGATTGGGTTTGCAGTAGTTGGGATGATTATTGCAGTGTTAATTTATGCTTTAATTAAACAAGTTAAAGAGACTAAGCAAAGCTTTAGCGGCGTGGGCAGTGCGTTGCGGAAACAAATGGCTAGAAAAAATATCGTGATGACTATAGCGTTGCTTGGAATTTTAGTATTTTACACATTAAATATCTTGAGTGTTATCTCCTCATCTATCCCGGTATCAAACAGCTTGACTGTACAGGGGACTTGGTTGAGTTTTCTAGTTTACTTTTTTGCAAGGATAGTCATGAAACCGGAGCTGGTGAATCAGCGTAGGAATTTAAGCCTTTATAAATAG
- a CDS encoding histidine kinase N-terminal 7TM domain-containing protein: MGSQLTMYITLVCTSGVLNLYLCLYAFSKRHKYTNIANYFIFYTAAISIYCFATAMTLISTTLEQISFWNTILYIGMPTSATLGLLYVMSYLGFKLTVRRSMFILLIPFITIFMVATNHWHHLHYRVFELDPNLGAPFVYQEIGLWYMVHGVYTFASMFIAFLLLISQWKETAKVYRPQLIALMFGQLVPIVTAFLYLNGLTPAGVDPVPMILWVSSLLYLWAISTSRLFRIMPIAKDTIYNSITDGAIVLDASYRLIEFNQASKAMLPNLNKSMFGQNFVKFWNEQTGEELPFKLTTELSDVQEVKLCSEHADRVYQVRITSLEQARNSKGLLLVFTDITEIKRLQEKLEQQAYYDELTKIYNRRAFLQQSERDFQEAKETGLPFTALLMDIDHFKRVNDTYGHHIGDQLLVHVVNACQTRLLESHFFARYGGEEFVIALKGFTEAEGDILANQLRTAVEQTPLMTEAGSLTATLSIGVAEVVDWTEETLYQLLHKADTALYAAKEQGRNRVKVYAASDRVIS, translated from the coding sequence ATGGGTTCGCAATTGACCATGTATATAACGCTTGTTTGTACGTCGGGAGTACTGAATTTGTACTTATGTCTCTATGCCTTTAGCAAACGTCATAAATATACGAATATCGCAAATTATTTTATTTTCTATACTGCAGCCATCAGCATCTACTGTTTTGCAACGGCTATGACTTTAATATCGACGACGCTCGAACAGATCAGCTTCTGGAATACCATTCTCTACATCGGAATGCCTACATCTGCCACATTGGGGTTACTTTATGTCATGAGCTATTTAGGCTTTAAGCTGACGGTCAGAAGAAGCATGTTCATCCTTCTTATTCCGTTTATTACGATTTTCATGGTAGCGACAAATCATTGGCATCATCTTCATTATCGAGTATTTGAACTGGATCCGAATTTAGGGGCGCCATTCGTTTATCAGGAGATTGGCCTTTGGTATATGGTACACGGTGTCTACACTTTTGCCAGTATGTTTATCGCCTTCTTGCTGTTGATTTCCCAGTGGAAGGAAACGGCGAAGGTATACCGTCCGCAATTGATCGCGTTAATGTTCGGCCAGCTTGTTCCGATAGTGACGGCGTTTCTTTATTTGAACGGATTGACTCCTGCTGGGGTGGATCCGGTACCGATGATTTTATGGGTTTCTTCATTATTATACTTGTGGGCGATCAGCACATCACGGCTGTTCCGGATTATGCCGATTGCGAAAGATACGATCTACAATAGTATTACGGACGGGGCCATTGTGTTGGATGCATCCTACCGACTTATCGAATTCAATCAGGCATCGAAAGCAATGCTGCCGAATCTGAACAAATCGATGTTCGGTCAAAACTTCGTGAAGTTTTGGAATGAACAGACAGGAGAGGAACTGCCATTCAAATTAACGACCGAACTTTCGGACGTTCAAGAAGTAAAGCTCTGTTCCGAACATGCGGACCGGGTTTATCAAGTTCGTATTACTTCATTGGAACAGGCGAGAAACAGTAAAGGTCTGTTGCTGGTTTTTACGGACATTACGGAGATTAAAAGATTGCAGGAAAAACTGGAGCAGCAGGCGTATTATGATGAGCTTACAAAGATTTACAATCGCCGCGCATTTTTACAGCAAAGTGAGCGGGATTTTCAGGAAGCGAAGGAAACAGGTTTACCTTTTACGGCTCTATTAATGGATATCGATCACTTTAAACGAGTGAATGATACGTACGGGCATCATATTGGCGACCAGTTGCTCGTGCACGTCGTAAATGCTTGCCAAACACGACTTTTGGAAAGCCATTTCTTCGCGCGGTACGGCGGGGAGGAATTCGTCATTGCGCTGAAGGGATTCACTGAAGCGGAAGGTGATATACTAGCCAACCAGCTTCGAACTGCCGTGGAGCAGACACCGCTTATGACCGAAGCAGGCAGTCTGACGGCTACGTTAAGTATTGGTGTCGCCGAAGTAGTGGACTGGACAGAGGAAACACTGTACCAGCTGCTGCATAAAGCAGATACCGCTTTATATGCGGCGAAAGAACAAGGACGTAACCGCGTGAAAGTATATGCGGCAAGTGATCGTGTAATTAGTTGA
- a CDS encoding alpha/beta hydrolase has protein sequence MIQKTVKRNNVHIRGKGKKSLIFAAGFGCDQTVWNDVYPAFEEDYQVILFDYVGFGNSDISAFDLEKYGELSGYVQDLLDVCEALDLKDAVFVGHSVSSMIGLLASLSKPEYFSQMIMIAPSPSYLNDPPYFGGFDKKDLLNLMDLMEKNYIGWANAFSITLLNNTAKASVSKDLEDRFCSTDPLFANTFAKACFFTDNRKDILKATVPSLILQCTEDVIAPRVVGEYLHEHMPNSSIAFMNAIGHCPHMSDPEETIQLIKNYLLEQSVPLIGEGVGNING, from the coding sequence ATGATCCAAAAAACGGTAAAACGGAATAACGTACATATTCGTGGAAAAGGTAAAAAATCATTAATATTTGCTGCTGGATTCGGGTGTGACCAAACAGTTTGGAATGATGTTTACCCTGCTTTTGAAGAGGATTATCAAGTAATTTTATTTGATTATGTCGGGTTTGGAAACTCGGATATTTCAGCTTTTGACCTTGAGAAATATGGTGAACTGTCCGGTTACGTACAGGATCTATTAGATGTTTGTGAGGCTCTCGATTTAAAGGATGCTGTTTTTGTCGGCCATTCGGTGAGCAGTATGATCGGTCTATTGGCTTCTCTATCGAAACCAGAATATTTTTCACAAATGATTATGATCGCTCCATCACCAAGTTATTTAAATGATCCTCCATACTTCGGTGGTTTTGATAAGAAAGATTTACTCAATTTAATGGATTTAATGGAAAAAAACTATATCGGTTGGGCGAATGCTTTCTCGATTACTTTATTGAATAATACTGCAAAAGCAAGTGTATCAAAAGATTTGGAGGATCGTTTCTGTTCAACAGATCCTTTATTTGCGAATACATTTGCAAAGGCTTGTTTCTTTACTGATAATCGTAAAGACATTTTGAAAGCAACTGTTCCGTCCCTAATTTTACAATGTACTGAAGACGTTATTGCGCCAAGGGTAGTTGGCGAGTACTTGCATGAGCATATGCCAAACAGTTCGATTGCCTTTATGAATGCGATTGGTCACTGTCCACATATGAGCGACCCAGAGGAAACAATTCAATTAATTAAAAATTATTTATTGGAGCAATCTGTGCCCCTTATCGGTGAGGGCGTGGGCAATATAAATGGATGA
- a CDS encoding SpoIIE family protein phosphatase: MDELIENAPCGFITLSSEGKILTINKTLLNLLHYHTSEHLIGKHFNVLLSPSSQIFCQLYLVPLIKVKHAVEEMFLTLLTVMKEEVPILLNASVQGNGQIIGVIFPIRNRSALEDALINARKMMEDAYLEKEQALLELETKQQDLEQANQINTKIMRETERDLQIAKKIQETALTKDIINDNIQILSYYHASKSLSGDIFGFYQITPQKYGIILLDVMGHGVSSALITMSLQSMFQKLISKGVAPDMVLKELDQFLHNLFQNNEDAWHYCTAIYLNIDISEQTIEYINAGHPPAIAQGKNGVQHELKTTNPPLGTFDNIQFTSRTLRYKPGTRILMYTDGVSEAFELNTLNHLLNDTISNPLAKTKETIQHALENKENIYSKYNHDDQCFILVEL, encoded by the coding sequence ATGGATGAACTCATAGAAAACGCTCCATGCGGGTTTATCACTTTATCTTCAGAAGGTAAAATTCTTACTATCAACAAGACATTGCTAAATTTGCTGCACTATCATACATCTGAGCATCTTATTGGAAAGCATTTTAATGTGCTGTTATCTCCTTCTTCTCAGATTTTTTGTCAACTTTATTTAGTGCCGCTGATTAAAGTGAAGCACGCTGTAGAGGAAATGTTCCTGACATTACTAACCGTAATGAAAGAAGAAGTTCCTATCTTATTAAACGCATCGGTCCAGGGTAATGGTCAGATCATCGGCGTCATTTTTCCAATCCGTAATCGCAGTGCATTGGAAGACGCGCTTATAAACGCCAGAAAAATGATGGAAGATGCTTATTTGGAAAAAGAGCAGGCCCTTTTGGAATTAGAAACAAAGCAACAGGATCTCGAACAGGCCAATCAAATCAATACGAAAATCATGCGAGAAACGGAACGCGATTTACAGATTGCCAAAAAAATTCAGGAAACTGCATTAACGAAAGACATCATTAATGATAATATCCAGATCCTGTCCTATTATCATGCATCCAAATCTTTATCCGGAGATATATTTGGATTTTATCAAATAACACCGCAAAAATACGGGATTATTTTATTGGATGTGATGGGTCACGGTGTTTCATCTGCGCTCATCACGATGTCGCTACAATCGATGTTCCAGAAACTGATTTCCAAAGGTGTGGCACCGGATATGGTGTTAAAAGAATTGGACCAATTTCTGCACAACTTATTTCAAAATAATGAAGACGCTTGGCATTACTGTACAGCGATCTACTTAAATATCGATATTAGTGAACAGACGATTGAATATATTAATGCAGGTCACCCCCCTGCCATTGCGCAAGGAAAAAACGGGGTGCAGCATGAACTAAAGACAACAAATCCGCCATTAGGAACATTCGATAACATTCAATTTACGTCAAGAACATTGCGCTATAAACCCGGGACAAGAATTCTTATGTATACGGACGGTGTTTCAGAAGCATTTGAGCTAAACACATTAAATCATTTGCTGAATGACACCATCTCGAACCCATTAGCAAAAACAAAAGAAACCATTCAACATGCACTTGAAAACAAAGAAAATATATATAGTAAATACAATCACGATGACCAATGTTTTATATTGGTAGAATTATAA
- a CDS encoding phospholipase D family protein has translation MKKVQKKWDSWSRRKKVIYVLILLFILLYIGVMLWHTYKPLPKGISYAGDLHRTDNIEMITDLTYAQDMDGTDRKHENHIFDEVYRLIDDAEQFVVVDFFLMDGYFDEEEDFPPIADSLSDKLAEKKKNNPDMPVVFITDPLNKGYGSYETPWFKKMREAGVEIIYSDLEPLRDSTPIYSGLYRIFFQWFNRDGEGWIANAMSSKAPNMTASSYLELLNVKANHRKAAVSEKEAIITSSNPHDASGFHGNLALKVTGSVINDILEAEEAVTLMSGGPKLPRAEIPEQEDGQYTVQYLTERKILDALLEDLEATKEGDKIWIGMFFVAERGIVNALTDAVNRGVQVNMILDPNENSFGQKKSGLPNRPVVNELLEDTDEQINIRWYNTVVGQYHTKVIWIQTAEQTIISNGSSNYTERTLDDYNLENNVRILAPNDSALVLDMEQYFERLWKNEDALYTLDVQEFQDTLSWWQRWIYAAQKAIKVTTY, from the coding sequence ATGAAAAAAGTTCAGAAGAAATGGGACAGCTGGAGTAGAAGGAAAAAGGTTATATACGTTCTTATACTTCTTTTCATTTTGCTATATATAGGGGTCATGTTATGGCATACATATAAACCGTTGCCAAAAGGTATTTCCTATGCAGGAGACTTGCATAGGACGGACAATATTGAAATGATTACGGATTTAACTTATGCGCAGGATATGGATGGTACGGATCGGAAACATGAGAATCATATATTTGATGAAGTGTATCGATTGATTGATGATGCCGAACAGTTTGTTGTGGTGGATTTCTTTTTGATGGATGGTTATTTTGATGAAGAAGAAGATTTCCCCCCAATCGCCGATAGCCTCTCTGATAAGCTTGCCGAGAAAAAGAAAAACAATCCGGATATGCCGGTTGTTTTCATTACCGATCCGCTAAATAAAGGTTACGGTTCCTATGAAACACCGTGGTTCAAGAAGATGCGTGAAGCAGGGGTGGAAATCATCTACTCCGATTTAGAACCACTGCGAGATTCCACACCGATTTATTCGGGCTTATACCGAATTTTTTTCCAATGGTTTAACCGCGACGGCGAAGGATGGATTGCGAACGCCATGTCGAGCAAAGCCCCAAATATGACTGCATCCTCCTATTTGGAACTGCTCAATGTGAAAGCCAATCACCGCAAAGCGGCCGTTTCGGAAAAGGAAGCGATTATCACATCATCAAACCCGCATGATGCAAGTGGTTTCCACGGAAATCTTGCATTGAAAGTGACGGGATCCGTTATAAACGATATTTTGGAGGCAGAAGAAGCGGTAACGCTCATGTCGGGTGGTCCGAAATTGCCGAGAGCTGAGATTCCCGAGCAAGAGGACGGTCAGTATACTGTGCAATATTTGACCGAGAGGAAAATTTTAGATGCCTTACTTGAAGATTTGGAGGCGACAAAAGAAGGGGATAAAATCTGGATTGGCATGTTCTTTGTTGCTGAGCGCGGCATTGTCAACGCTTTAACAGATGCAGTAAACCGGGGCGTGCAGGTAAATATGATTCTGGATCCAAATGAAAACTCCTTTGGTCAGAAAAAGTCCGGTTTGCCGAATCGACCGGTTGTCAACGAGCTGCTTGAAGATACAGATGAACAAATCAATATTCGCTGGTACAATACTGTCGTTGGCCAGTACCATACAAAAGTCATCTGGATTCAAACAGCGGAACAAACGATCATTTCAAACGGTTCTTCCAACTATACGGAACGAACATTGGATGATTACAATCTGGAAAATAACGTCCGCATACTCGCTCCGAATGATAGTGCGCTCGTCTTGGATATGGAACAATACTTCGAACGACTATGGAAAAATGAAGATGCGCTCTACACTTTGGATGTGCAAGAATTTCAGGATACCTTATCCTGGTGGCAGCGCTGGATTTACGCCGCTCAAAAAGCAATCAAAGTAACGACTTATTAA
- a CDS encoding cupin domain-containing protein, with protein MDRTVRHQITGEQITFLETTEETQGKYLSIEVTLPPQGDGPPLHSHDEFEEEFEVVSGQLTVTLGKEQYVLQPGDKKFVTLKTVHTFTNNHEKPVVFRVRLTPPSQFEQSVRIHYGLIDDGLCDAKGNPKNIAHTALILSMQNTLVAGIPFWLQRKLFAWLVKRGHKKNAYKGFEKYIGKLL; from the coding sequence ATGGATCGTACCGTAAGACACCAAATTACCGGTGAACAAATTACATTTTTAGAAACAACGGAGGAAACACAGGGGAAGTACCTCTCTATTGAAGTTACTTTGCCACCACAAGGGGATGGTCCCCCATTACATAGCCACGATGAATTTGAAGAGGAGTTTGAAGTTGTTTCAGGTCAGTTAACGGTGACATTAGGAAAAGAACAATATGTATTACAGCCGGGCGATAAAAAGTTCGTCACATTAAAGACCGTACATACATTTACAAATAATCATGAGAAGCCGGTTGTGTTTCGAGTACGTTTAACACCACCAAGTCAATTTGAGCAGTCCGTACGCATTCATTACGGTTTAATTGATGATGGGCTTTGTGATGCGAAAGGTAATCCGAAAAATATCGCACATACTGCTTTAATTTTATCGATGCAAAATACATTAGTTGCAGGTATTCCATTTTGGTTGCAGCGCAAGTTGTTTGCATGGCTCGTAAAGCGTGGCCACAAAAAGAATGCTTATAAAGGCTTTGAAAAATATATTGGCAAATTGCTTTAA
- a CDS encoding DUF86 domain-containing protein, producing the protein MNDIILNKTATIERCVHRIHEVYEGNAENLKDFTKQDSIILNIQRACEASIDLAMHVVSERKLGVPKASREGFKLLQEAGLIEGQLAKTLMNMVGFRNIAVHDYQALELEILEAILEKHINDFKDFTKVVLQLES; encoded by the coding sequence ATGAATGATATCATTTTAAATAAAACAGCTACAATTGAGCGTTGTGTCCATCGTATTCATGAAGTATATGAGGGGAATGCTGAGAATCTAAAAGATTTTACAAAGCAAGACAGTATTATTTTAAATATCCAACGCGCATGTGAAGCAAGTATAGATTTAGCCATGCATGTCGTAAGTGAAAGAAAACTTGGTGTCCCAAAAGCTAGTCGTGAAGGGTTTAAATTACTGCAAGAAGCAGGTTTAATAGAGGGACAATTAGCGAAAACACTTATGAATATGGTAGGTTTTCGCAATATTGCCGTTCATGACTACCAAGCACTAGAGCTTGAAATTTTAGAAGCAATTTTAGAAAAGCATATTAATGATTTCAAAGATTTCACAAAGGTAGTGTTACAACTTGAATCCTGA
- a CDS encoding nucleotidyltransferase domain-containing protein, with protein sequence MLEKNIEKQLINLIQTKINPDFIILFGSFAKGTNRDDSDIDLAYFSKEQLSSYERFLLAGELAEMAGREVDLVDIKQLDTVFTIQIFSQGIPIYIQDENEFTRQKMRAYSMYATLNEQRAAVIESIKERGSVFGDE encoded by the coding sequence ATGCTTGAAAAAAACATTGAAAAACAGCTAATTAATTTAATCCAAACTAAAATAAATCCGGATTTCATTATATTGTTTGGTTCATTTGCTAAGGGAACAAATCGTGATGATAGTGATATCGACTTAGCATATTTCAGCAAAGAGCAGTTATCATCTTACGAACGTTTTTTACTTGCAGGCGAGCTGGCCGAGATGGCTGGACGTGAAGTAGATCTAGTTGATATCAAGCAACTTGATACAGTGTTTACTATACAGATATTTTCACAAGGAATACCTATATATATTCAAGATGAAAATGAATTTACACGTCAAAAAATGCGCGCATATAGTATGTACGCAACGTTAAATGAGCAGCGTGCGGCCGTAATTGAAAGTATTAAAGAACGAGGAAGTGTTTTTGGCGATGAATGA
- a CDS encoding DUF2294 domain-containing protein, giving the protein MDKTKGALEAEISKVLTNWEKSYLGRGSVSVKSDILRDMVVVVLGGVLTPAEYAVCQDKEGLLSVKKMRNSLVESGVEEIKEAILSITGIEVVSFYSDLSTITGERIMVFKLSEDLQSKL; this is encoded by the coding sequence ATGGATAAAACAAAAGGTGCTCTTGAAGCTGAAATCAGTAAAGTATTAACGAATTGGGAGAAAAGTTATTTAGGGCGCGGTTCCGTATCGGTTAAATCGGATATTTTGCGAGATATGGTAGTTGTGGTGTTAGGCGGGGTTCTAACACCTGCTGAATATGCCGTATGCCAAGATAAAGAGGGCCTATTGTCAGTCAAAAAAATGCGAAATAGCTTGGTGGAATCAGGTGTGGAAGAAATAAAAGAAGCCATTCTAAGCATCACAGGAATAGAAGTGGTCAGTTTTTATAGTGATTTGAGCACAATAACCGGAGAACGCATTATGGTCTTTAAGCTTTCAGAGGATTTGCAAAGTAAATTATGA
- a CDS encoding multidrug transporter, with protein MEKNKTSVPHLDTKLKNHLDIYDNEIHLTIKETIAKNKEIIEENREILSYRFANGNKK; from the coding sequence ATGGAAAAGAATAAGACTTCAGTACCTCACTTAGATACAAAACTAAAAAACCACCTTGATATTTACGATAATGAAATTCATTTAACTATAAAGGAAACGATCGCTAAAAATAAAGAAATCATAGAGGAAAATCGCGAAATTCTATCGTATAGATTTGCTAACGGTAATAAAAAATAA
- a CDS encoding S-layer homology domain-containing protein yields the protein MKKRLFAGLSVLVLACTLPMTNTFAVSGKQFSDVPSSKYFAEAVYDLAERNIIGGYPDGTFKPGNSITRGQAAAIIAKLIKLDTDNVKSSAFKDVTKGNGYYKAIAAMAEKGIIRGYEDGRFGPNDPITRGQMASILVKAFDLPRYDFSSNKSPFQDVKRGTGHDPNILSIYRLGITGGTSADKFSPNVSITRGQAAKMMKATEEAKSQIVTLRASDYKWEEFKMYDSYQEDTNLFHSVAGSNELNGKKADKIHLVPVKEGTGTLQAALVYSGNPDKKYYRKFYVHVKEVNGKLKLTLEETQDFLTTPAIIDVKGKKDVQNISLSTMDGEKLSDSIAFEKCPTYGSSDCYKSESTNEYNTVQIGIDKPGQYIATLRFVDGEEVRYGIEAVSLTPSFRYSVRTLEEKPTATIDFGTEDYMGKHVLPADSDKIATVTREGETNLLRIEGKKYGHFSIKFPDHKKTNFIDVGVKVGQIGSIINVNAYKNYEETY from the coding sequence ATGAAAAAGAGACTATTTGCAGGATTGAGTGTACTAGTGCTGGCATGTACCTTGCCCATGACTAATACGTTTGCAGTAAGCGGAAAACAATTTTCAGATGTACCATCATCAAAGTACTTTGCCGAAGCAGTTTATGATTTGGCAGAACGGAATATTATTGGAGGCTATCCGGATGGTACATTCAAACCAGGAAACTCCATCACGAGAGGACAGGCAGCTGCAATAATTGCCAAACTGATTAAATTGGATACGGACAATGTGAAGAGTTCGGCATTTAAGGATGTAACGAAGGGGAACGGTTATTACAAAGCCATTGCAGCAATGGCAGAAAAAGGGATCATTAGAGGCTACGAGGATGGACGTTTCGGTCCGAACGATCCTATTACCCGTGGACAAATGGCTTCGATTCTTGTAAAAGCGTTCGATCTGCCACGCTATGACTTCTCATCGAATAAAAGTCCATTCCAAGATGTGAAAAGGGGAACAGGTCATGATCCAAATATTTTGAGCATCTACCGACTTGGCATAACGGGAGGAACATCTGCGGATAAATTCAGTCCGAATGTTTCCATAACAAGGGGTCAAGCGGCCAAAATGATGAAAGCTACAGAGGAAGCGAAATCACAGATTGTGACATTGCGGGCAAGCGACTACAAATGGGAGGAGTTTAAAATGTATGATTCCTATCAGGAGGATACGAATCTTTTCCATTCGGTTGCAGGGAGCAATGAACTAAATGGCAAAAAAGCAGATAAAATTCACTTAGTTCCGGTCAAAGAAGGGACGGGAACATTGCAGGCCGCTTTAGTGTATTCAGGGAATCCAGATAAGAAATACTATCGGAAATTTTATGTCCATGTCAAAGAAGTGAATGGCAAACTAAAGTTGACCCTAGAGGAGACGCAAGATTTTCTCACTACGCCAGCTATAATAGATGTAAAAGGTAAAAAAGATGTCCAAAACATTTCCCTTTCCACAATGGATGGAGAAAAGCTATCTGATAGTATAGCGTTCGAAAAATGTCCGACATACGGTTCATCCGATTGTTATAAGAGCGAAAGTACAAATGAATATAATACTGTTCAAATCGGAATTGATAAGCCAGGTCAATATATTGCCACTCTCCGCTTCGTTGATGGAGAAGAAGTTCGGTACGGGATTGAAGCGGTAAGTCTTACACCATCTTTCCGTTATAGTGTTCGAACACTAGAAGAAAAGCCAACTGCTACAATTGATTTTGGAACAGAAGACTATATGGGGAAGCATGTCCTACCAGCAGATTCAGATAAGATTGCCACGGTCACACGAGAAGGGGAAACCAACTTACTCCGCATTGAAGGAAAGAAATATGGACACTTTTCTATTAAGTTTCCGGATCATAAAAAGACCAATTTTATAGACGTTGGAGTAAAAGTCGGACAGATTGGCTCTATTATTAATGTCAATGCTTATAAAAATTATGAGGAGACATACTAA
- a CDS encoding GNAT family N-acetyltransferase — translation MQIRSMTRNDITNMDILMNQLGYPSTNQKIQERLGKILDLPNYETFVAEMNGELVGFVGMCKQTAYEFDEPYVRVLALVVHEDYRRKNIGQKLMSAVEDWAIKNDCIAITLNSGNREERIAAHNFYKKLGYLGKSTGFSKTLNK, via the coding sequence ATGCAAATTCGTTCAATGACCCGAAATGATATTACTAATATGGATATTTTAATGAATCAACTAGGCTATCCTTCTACCAATCAAAAAATCCAGGAAAGATTGGGTAAAATTTTGGATTTACCGAATTACGAAACGTTTGTTGCGGAGATGAATGGTGAACTAGTCGGTTTTGTAGGAATGTGTAAGCAAACTGCATATGAATTTGATGAGCCATATGTAAGAGTGTTGGCACTAGTAGTTCATGAAGATTATCGAAGAAAAAATATTGGACAGAAGCTTATGTCAGCAGTGGAAGATTGGGCAATAAAGAACGATTGTATAGCAATCACATTGAACAGCGGGAATCGAGAAGAACGAATCGCAGCGCATAATTTTTATAAAAAATTAGGGTATTTAGGAAAGAGTACAGGTTTTAGCAAAACTCTTAATAAATAA
- a CDS encoding asparaginase has product MKKGQKRMNQLLAPILAALLFISMFTPSSFARAEELVEKKPVVTVIATGGTIGSLGTSRVSYLSYGQSRIAIEDMVKYISPEVLEYADVKTIQFGNRGSGSYTIDEFRELSLLIDETLKTSDGVVVTTGTDTMEEFAYWFDLTVQNQKPVVLTGAMRPWGNANGDVTIGGDGPINLLNAIKLAASQNTYCYGTVLMLNDEIHAAREVTKTNTYRTDTFQSGEYGILGYIDGDNINVERAPARVKACNTEAWATPFDLAEVKDKELPRVEIAYTYQMAGGEVIEAFANAGVKGIVTAGTGAGGTSSLQSEARKAAAEKGVVFASTSRVGSGEVYGGSGNIIAAGDLLAQKARLLLLLGLTFSDDTQQIRTWFETIGNRNFTTK; this is encoded by the coding sequence ATGAAAAAAGGTCAAAAACGTATGAATCAATTGTTAGCACCGATTTTAGCCGCATTATTATTTATTTCAATGTTTACTCCATCATCATTTGCACGTGCAGAAGAATTAGTCGAGAAAAAACCAGTAGTAACAGTTATTGCAACGGGTGGTACAATTGGCTCGTTAGGCACATCTCGAGTAAGTTATTTAAGTTATGGCCAATCTCGTATTGCCATTGAAGATATGGTTAAATATATTTCTCCGGAAGTTTTAGAATATGCAGACGTAAAAACAATTCAATTTGGAAACAGAGGATCAGGCTCTTACACAATCGATGAATTCCGTGAATTATCATTATTAATTGATGAAACATTAAAAACTTCTGATGGTGTTGTTGTAACGACAGGTACAGACACAATGGAAGAGTTCGCTTATTGGTTCGATCTAACAGTACAAAATCAAAAACCAGTTGTTTTAACAGGGGCGATGCGTCCTTGGGGGAATGCAAATGGCGATGTAACAATTGGTGGCGATGGCCCAATCAATTTATTAAATGCGATTAAATTAGCAGCTAGTCAAAACACATATTGTTACGGAACGGTATTAATGTTAAATGATGAAATTCATGCAGCACGTGAAGTAACAAAGACAAACACATACCGTACAGATACATTCCAAAGCGGTGAATATGGTATTTTAGGCTATATTGACGGGGACAACATTAACGTAGAACGTGCTCCAGCTCGTGTAAAAGCATGTAATACTGAAGCGTGGGCAACTCCTTTTGACTTAGCAGAAGTAAAAGATAAAGAATTACCACGTGTTGAAATCGCCTATACGTACCAAATGGCTGGTGGCGAAGTAATCGAAGCATTTGCTAATGCTGGTGTGAAAGGAATCGTAACAGCTGGAACAGGTGCAGGTGGAACTTCTTCTTTACAATCTGAAGCACGTAAAGCGGCAGCAGAAAAAGGCGTCGTTTTTGCTTCTACAAGCCGTGTAGGTTCGGGTGAAGTGTACGGTGGATCAGGTAATATTATTGCTGCAGGAGATTTACTAGCACAAAAAGCACGTTTATTGCTTTTATTAGGCTTAACATTCTCTGATGATACACAGCAAATTCGTACATGGTTTGAAACGATTGGTAACCGAAATTTTACAACGAAATAA